A region from the Ptychodera flava strain L36383 chromosome 10, AS_Pfla_20210202, whole genome shotgun sequence genome encodes:
- the LOC139141604 gene encoding tRNA (uracil-5-)-methyltransferase homolog B-like, whose translation MNEDDGNISNTEFILGKAEKVIPGLTPTLQHEDDVVAVVNPARAGLHRKVIRTLRNCDFIKRLVYVSCKPQGEAMRNFIDLCCPPVKKLYGKPFTPIRAVPVDMFPHTNHCELVILFER comes from the exons ATGAATGAGGATGATGGGA ATATTTCCAATACTGAGTTTATTCTGGGCAAAGCAGAAAAGGTCATCCCAGGTTTGACCCCAACTCTGCAACATGAAGATGATGTGGTGGCTGTTGTCAATCCAGCTAGAGCTGGACTCC ACAGGAAGGTCATCCGAACACTGAGGAATTGTGATTTCATCAAAAGACTAGTCTATGTGTCCTGCAAACCACAGGGTGAAGCCATGAGAAATTTCATTGA TCTATGCTGTCCTCCAGTCAAGAAGCTGTATGGAAAACCATTCACACCAATCAGAGCTGTACCTGTTGATATGTTTCCACACACTAACCATTGTGAGCTTGTCATTTTGTTTGAGAGGTAG